A genomic segment from Elusimicrobium sp. encodes:
- the dnaX gene encoding DNA polymerase III subunit gamma/tau, which translates to MENFEETKQYVSLANKYRPQKFEDMVGQESISKTLQNALKLGRIAHAYLFYGPRGCGKTTTARILAKALNCTGNGDKPTPEPCGKCPQCLEIAQSADLDVLELDAASNTQVEKVREAIIDTVALASSRDRFKVFILDEVHMLSSSSFNALLKTIEEPPAHVVFILATTEKHKVPATIVSRCQTFRFRPITLDEITTHLLDLAGAENIDLTPGAAKIIAKNAGGAMRDALTLLDRAIAYSGERIDEKLLGEMLGLTPEDLIKQAVGALIHKDNSSLHQVFETLKAEGFDANSFLKDLKNALGDLFYFSLGQGGEPFGGAKELIKEVSPGFLAQVSRKINKVIEEVKFSDNALVSAEVGIFTVMDSCLDIEGFIRRLEALERATTGVPSGPTNSSFRQTPVSKPAPRAEAVTKPAASYAAPKSTASPVQENPLPVRQEKPVLATEKPANLTSRQLWEKMLKHFEKNPFVYDVMTNCTVNFGEEEWTLCFAAGKEFYQIPAQYKLADLEAAAKKISGQTIKFKLASAQENTMTPSAKPASVTPVTKKENSAKETSAPVAEISAEEPFVAASFEKDAVAENSFVSAEDAPEEVRGVLEIISGELIG; encoded by the coding sequence ATGGAAAATTTTGAAGAAACAAAACAATATGTCAGTTTAGCCAACAAATATCGTCCCCAAAAATTTGAGGATATGGTTGGTCAGGAAAGTATTTCCAAAACGCTTCAAAATGCCCTCAAGTTGGGTCGCATCGCCCATGCTTATTTGTTTTACGGGCCGCGCGGCTGCGGTAAAACCACCACGGCCCGTATTTTAGCCAAGGCGTTAAACTGCACGGGGAACGGCGATAAACCGACGCCTGAACCGTGCGGCAAATGTCCCCAATGTTTGGAGATTGCCCAAAGTGCGGACTTAGATGTTTTGGAATTGGACGCCGCCAGCAATACCCAAGTGGAAAAAGTACGCGAAGCTATCATCGACACCGTGGCCCTTGCCTCTTCCAGAGATCGCTTCAAGGTTTTTATTTTGGACGAAGTCCACATGCTTTCTTCCAGTTCCTTCAATGCTCTTTTGAAGACAATAGAAGAGCCCCCGGCCCATGTGGTTTTTATTTTAGCCACGACGGAAAAACACAAAGTGCCCGCCACGATTGTCAGCCGCTGCCAAACCTTTCGTTTCCGCCCGATTACGCTTGATGAAATCACCACGCATTTGCTTGATTTGGCCGGTGCGGAAAATATCGATTTAACACCCGGTGCGGCTAAAATTATTGCCAAAAATGCAGGCGGAGCCATGCGTGATGCGCTGACTTTATTAGACCGCGCCATTGCCTATTCCGGCGAACGCATTGATGAAAAACTGTTGGGAGAAATGCTGGGCCTTACTCCGGAAGATTTAATTAAACAAGCCGTCGGTGCCTTGATTCATAAAGATAATTCTTCCCTGCACCAAGTTTTCGAAACGCTCAAGGCCGAAGGTTTTGATGCAAACTCTTTCTTAAAAGATTTGAAAAACGCCCTGGGAGATTTGTTCTATTTTTCCCTCGGGCAAGGCGGAGAGCCTTTCGGCGGGGCTAAAGAATTGATAAAAGAAGTAAGCCCCGGTTTTTTGGCGCAGGTTTCCCGCAAAATCAATAAAGTAATCGAAGAAGTAAAATTTTCCGATAATGCTTTGGTAAGTGCGGAAGTGGGCATTTTTACGGTGATGGACAGTTGCTTGGACATTGAAGGTTTTATCCGCCGCTTGGAAGCCTTAGAACGCGCTACAACAGGTGTTCCTTCCGGGCCGACGAATTCCTCTTTTCGGCAAACTCCCGTTTCTAAACCTGCCCCCCGCGCGGAAGCGGTAACAAAACCGGCAGCATCATATGCGGCCCCGAAATCTACCGCGTCCCCCGTACAGGAAAACCCGCTTCCCGTTCGGCAGGAAAAACCCGTTCTTGCAACCGAAAAGCCTGCTAACCTTACATCGCGCCAACTGTGGGAAAAAATGTTGAAACATTTTGAAAAGAACCCGTTTGTTTACGACGTGATGACAAACTGTACCGTAAATTTTGGGGAAGAGGAGTGGACTCTTTGTTTTGCGGCAGGGAAAGAGTTTTATCAAATCCCGGCGCAATATAAACTGGCCGATTTGGAAGCCGCCGCCAAAAAAATATCCGGGCAAACCATTAAATTTAAGTTGGCTTCCGCGCAAGAAAACACGATGACGCCGAGCGCAAAACCCGCTTCCGTAACGCCCGTTACTAAAAAAGAAAATTCCGCCAAAGAGACCTCTGCCCCCGTTGCCGAAATATCGGCCGAAGAACCTTTTGTGGCGGCCAGTTTCGAAAAAGATGCAGTTGCCGAAAACTCTTTTGTATCTGCCGAAGATGCCCCCGAAGAAGTGAGAGGGGTGTTGGAAATTATTTCCGGGGAACTGATTGGCTGA
- a CDS encoding deoxyhypusine synthase produces the protein MAKLTKKDFLKDTIKHIDLKKYNVVPMVEAFGSMAYASREVARASKIYNMMLSDKKCSVILCIAGSLVSAGMKKVVVDMIQNNMVDAIVSNGANIVDQDFFEALGYKHYIGTPYNQDDNLLRDLHIDRIYDTYIDEDQLKDCDETIYKICNSLEPRPYSSREFIWEMGKWLEKKGKGKDSIVYNAYKYGVPVFVPAFSDCSAGFGFVAHQTEHPEAHVSIDSAKDFLELTKIKIKAKETGLMMWSGGVPKNFAQDTVVAAEILGADSPMHKYAVQITVADVRDGALSGSTLKEASSWGKVSTALEQMVYGECTTLIPLIIGYGYHKGAWKKRKASNYVKFLQDEDAKVAALKAKKAKK, from the coding sequence ATGGCAAAACTTACCAAAAAAGACTTTCTCAAAGATACCATCAAACACATTGATTTGAAAAAATACAATGTGGTTCCTATGGTGGAAGCCTTTGGGAGCATGGCCTATGCGTCCCGCGAAGTGGCCAGAGCGAGCAAAATCTATAACATGATGCTTTCCGACAAGAAATGCTCTGTCATTTTGTGCATCGCGGGTTCTTTAGTATCCGCCGGCATGAAGAAAGTAGTGGTGGATATGATTCAAAACAACATGGTTGACGCGATTGTTTCCAACGGCGCCAACATTGTAGACCAAGACTTTTTTGAAGCCCTTGGGTATAAACACTACATCGGCACCCCCTACAACCAAGACGATAACTTGTTGCGCGATTTACACATCGACCGCATTTACGATACCTATATCGACGAAGACCAATTGAAAGATTGCGACGAAACCATCTACAAAATTTGCAACTCCTTGGAACCCCGCCCGTACTCTTCCCGCGAATTTATCTGGGAAATGGGTAAATGGTTGGAAAAGAAAGGCAAAGGTAAAGATTCTATCGTCTATAATGCCTATAAATACGGCGTGCCCGTGTTTGTGCCGGCCTTCTCCGACTGCTCTGCCGGGTTCGGCTTCGTAGCCCACCAAACGGAACATCCGGAAGCCCATGTTTCCATCGACAGCGCTAAAGACTTCTTGGAACTTACCAAAATCAAAATCAAAGCCAAAGAAACCGGTCTTATGATGTGGTCCGGCGGCGTACCGAAAAACTTTGCGCAAGACACCGTAGTAGCGGCTGAAATCTTGGGTGCGGATTCCCCCATGCACAAATATGCCGTACAAATCACGGTAGCCGACGTGCGCGACGGGGCCCTTTCCGGTTCCACCCTCAAAGAAGCCTCTTCTTGGGGTAAAGTTTCCACCGCCTTGGAACAAATGGTCTATGGCGAATGCACCACGCTTATCCCGTTAATTATCGGGTACGGCTACCACAAGGGTGCCTGGAAAAAACGCAAAGCCTCTAACTATGTCAAATTCTTGCAAGACGAAGATGCCAAAGTGGCGGCTTTGAAAGCGAAAAAAGCCAAAAAATAA
- a CDS encoding serine hydroxymethyltransferase — protein MYPNLQQTDPAVFDAVTKELSRQREKLELIASENFTSLAVMQAQGSVLTNKYAEGYPAKRYYGGCEHVDTVETLAIERAKELFGAEHANVQPHSGAQANMAVYFALLQPGDTVLGLNLSHGGHLTHGHPLNFSGKLYNIIAMNVRPDTEEIDYEEAAKLAAEHKPKLILAGASNYSRIFDWKRLREIADSCGAYLACDVAHYAGLIAAGEYPNPVPYADVVTTTTHKTLRGPRGGLILCKEKLAKAINSSVFPGVQGGPLMHVIAAKAVCFGEALKPAFKAYQHQVKLNAAELAKQLSSRGYRLVAGGTDSHVMCIDLRSKGITGKVAEAALDKAGITANKNTIPFDPEKPFVTSGLRIGTPAVTTRGMKEEHMAQVAAFIDEAICHHDDEKHLANIAEKVKTFLQDFPLYAQLG, from the coding sequence ATGTACCCGAATTTACAACAAACAGACCCTGCCGTTTTTGATGCCGTAACCAAAGAACTTTCCCGCCAACGCGAAAAATTGGAATTGATTGCTTCGGAAAATTTCACTTCCTTGGCCGTTATGCAAGCCCAAGGCTCCGTGCTGACCAATAAATATGCCGAAGGGTACCCGGCCAAACGCTACTATGGCGGCTGTGAACATGTGGACACGGTGGAAACGTTAGCCATTGAACGCGCCAAAGAACTCTTTGGGGCGGAACATGCCAATGTGCAACCTCACTCCGGAGCCCAAGCCAACATGGCCGTTTACTTTGCCTTGCTTCAACCGGGCGATACCGTTTTGGGCTTAAATCTTTCCCACGGGGGGCACTTAACTCACGGGCATCCGCTCAATTTTTCCGGCAAACTGTACAACATTATTGCCATGAATGTCCGCCCCGACACGGAAGAAATAGACTACGAGGAAGCCGCCAAACTGGCCGCCGAGCATAAACCGAAACTTATTTTAGCCGGCGCTTCCAACTATTCCCGTATTTTCGATTGGAAGCGTTTACGCGAAATTGCCGACTCCTGCGGGGCTTATTTAGCGTGCGATGTGGCCCACTATGCCGGGCTTATTGCCGCCGGAGAATACCCCAACCCCGTTCCCTATGCCGATGTGGTTACCACCACTACACACAAAACTTTACGCGGCCCGCGCGGCGGCCTTATTTTGTGCAAAGAAAAACTGGCAAAAGCCATCAATTCTTCTGTTTTCCCCGGTGTTCAGGGCGGGCCTCTTATGCATGTAATCGCGGCAAAAGCGGTTTGCTTTGGCGAAGCCTTGAAACCCGCGTTCAAAGCCTATCAACACCAAGTTAAACTAAACGCGGCGGAACTGGCCAAGCAACTCTCCTCCCGCGGATATCGTTTGGTAGCGGGAGGGACGGACAGCCATGTAATGTGTATTGATTTGCGCTCTAAAGGCATTACGGGCAAAGTGGCGGAAGCCGCTTTGGACAAAGCCGGCATTACCGCTAACAAAAACACGATTCCTTTTGACCCGGAAAAGCCGTTTGTAACCAGTGGGTTGCGTATCGGAACCCCGGCGGTAACCACACGCGGTATGAAGGAAGAACACATGGCACAAGTAGCCGCTTTTATTGACGAGGCTATCTGCCACCATGATGACGAAAAACACCTCGCAAACATAGCGGAAAAAGTAAAAACATTTTTGCAAGATTTTCCGCTCTATGCACAATTAGGCTAA
- a CDS encoding trypsin-like peptidase domain-containing protein → MKKLFLFFILLSFLVPAGSAQKALPTVGKALSKEAIQKAASSTVSATSILSEVANIPVSAADTPTLQNFTQPEIRPMPLPQHSRSIVMAPVRPFLEDATLPEMPDAPGRTGKTILPSLDHLKKIFSFREKQAEKKRMAEFDSRADESVIAIQDSADDMYGATPFTATAFVIEEEFEGKKYLWGVTSAHVLNVLGPDFYVHIPGFPLPWKSNVSFMGDPGMADIAIFPIPEGQESWLNPIPLADKDPEVGEKLRSFGYFNGGFHVVRNREVQEVTKGRIITSLEFNTTERGGACGGPLLNTKNEVVGIHCGSSSKKQISFVVPVWQLKDLLTAYRNGGRAMKKLKFRNHEIGEININQYISSIRVFSNGEKIDEFDTTHQAKSIDYEHLEDLVYAEGADRIEVNLSGQYNPQKPYSLKQFSYSVVYLPFEEKVFIESPSKP, encoded by the coding sequence ATGAAGAAACTTTTTTTATTTTTCATTTTATTATCTTTTTTGGTACCCGCAGGCTCCGCCCAAAAAGCCTTGCCAACCGTTGGGAAGGCTCTTTCTAAAGAGGCGATCCAAAAAGCGGCATCGTCCACTGTTTCTGCCACTAGTATTCTTTCCGAAGTCGCAAATATCCCTGTCTCTGCCGCGGACACACCCACCTTACAAAATTTTACCCAACCGGAAATTCGCCCCATGCCTTTACCGCAACACTCCCGCTCTATCGTCATGGCACCCGTTCGTCCTTTTTTGGAAGATGCCACCTTGCCGGAAATGCCGGACGCTCCGGGCCGCACGGGAAAAACGATATTGCCTTCTTTAGATCATTTGAAAAAGATTTTTTCTTTTCGGGAAAAACAGGCCGAGAAAAAACGCATGGCCGAATTTGACAGCCGCGCGGACGAGTCGGTCATCGCTATTCAAGATAGCGCCGATGATATGTACGGGGCAACTCCTTTTACCGCAACGGCCTTTGTAATTGAAGAAGAATTTGAAGGGAAAAAGTATCTTTGGGGGGTTACCTCCGCCCATGTACTTAATGTGTTGGGGCCCGATTTCTATGTGCATATCCCCGGCTTCCCTTTGCCATGGAAAAGCAATGTATCTTTTATGGGAGACCCCGGTATGGCCGACATAGCCATTTTCCCGATTCCGGAAGGCCAAGAATCGTGGCTAAACCCTATCCCTTTGGCCGATAAAGACCCCGAAGTGGGAGAAAAACTGCGCTCTTTCGGATATTTTAACGGCGGGTTTCATGTTGTACGCAACAGAGAAGTACAAGAAGTAACAAAAGGGAGAATCATTACTTCTTTGGAATTTAATACCACTGAAAGAGGCGGTGCCTGCGGAGGCCCGCTATTGAACACAAAAAACGAAGTGGTAGGTATCCACTGCGGAAGTTCCAGCAAAAAACAAATCAGTTTTGTGGTTCCCGTTTGGCAGTTAAAAGATTTATTGACCGCTTATCGTAACGGCGGGCGCGCCATGAAAAAATTAAAATTCAGAAATCATGAAATCGGTGAAATAAACATCAACCAATATATTTCCAGCATTAGGGTCTTTTCTAACGGAGAAAAAATCGACGAGTTCGATACCACCCACCAAGCCAAAAGCATCGATTACGAACATTTGGAAGATTTAGTTTATGCCGAAGGAGCCGACCGAATAGAAGTTAACCTTAGCGGACAATATAACCCGCAAAAACCTTATTCGTTAAAACAATTTTCCTACTCGGTGGTTTATCTCCCCTTTGAAGAAAAAGTTTTTATAGAAAGCCCCTCCAAACCTTAA